In the Cylindrospermopsis raciborskii Cr2010 genome, ATTGTTAGACTTTATAATCAGTTATTAAGCTCTACAAGCTTTAGCTATATGGTTTAAAGGCAATTTTAAGAGCCTATCACCCTTTGGCTAAAGCCGTAACATATTGTTTGACAATATCTGACTACAATAGCAAAGATTAATAATTAAAAGGTTAAGAATGAGTTATCATCTGGTAAAAAATTGAACCCAGCTTAAGACCCCCAAGGGTAAGCTGTCGTGCAGGTAATAATTTATTGATCGAGCGCAAAACCCCATCCCCTTGTGGGTGGGGCGGTTGACTTTGACAATCGTCTAGTATTGTCCGCCATCGGTTGACCGTCACTTTCTGGGTAGACAATTTCAGGCGTCTTTGCACCCTGATGAATGTCACGTAATAAGGTTGTTTCCAACAGCCTTATTACGTCACAACACCTATTCCTTCTTACGAAGGTCAAGACTATTTAAGTCTAATGCGGATGTGTTTGTGGCTGGGGGGTTTCTAGTCGCAATACCTATTCCTTCTTAAGAAGGTCAGGACACTACCATAACACACCTTTTTTTGGTTGTCAACCAATTGTCGCAATACCTATTCCTTCTTACGAAGGTCAAGCTTACGTACAGCAGAAGAAGTGCCAACCGTTTTTTGTTGACCTTCGCACTTTCTTCGTTAATTACTGATTTTTCTGTCCAAAGATAGATGTAACTATTCCTATAGACAGAAGACAAAGTTTTTATTACCAGGTTAATATTATATTTAACCAGAACCCTAACCTATCATTACAAAACAAATAACCAAAGGGGGATCTAAAACAATTGGTATTCATCGAACCAGAACCCACCCAATTCCTGCCACTACAGCAGCAACTATACCCAGACCCTAACCTACCCACTGAAAATCCTGGTTTCGCCATCCATCCAGTTACCGGAGAATGGCAAGATGTGGATGGCGCTGTAGGGAGATTAGATTTGAGAGTGTACCTCTGGACAATGTGGAACCCTATCCCCTGAATGGCCAGCAATCATGGCAAGTATATGGGGAGAACGTAAGGGCTTTAAGCGTGCAATGGCAAGCCTCACCCAACTTACGTTCATGTTTAATTCCAATTTTATGCTTATAAATATGCCATTACAAGAAATATCACACTTTAAAAATAAAATTATCTTTGGTGATAACTTATCTGTTCTTAAACAAATAGAAAATGATACTTTTGATTTAATTATTACCTCACCTCCATATTTTCAGCAGCGTAATTATGGCAATGGTGATTTAGAAATCGGTAATGAATCCACAGAAGCAGAATATTTAAACAATATACTAACTGTTTTTCAAGAATGTGTAAGAGTTTTGAAAAGCACAGGAGCAATAGTTTTTAATTTGGGAGATAAATATATTAATGGAAGTTTATCCCTCATACCTTATAAATTTGCTATTCAAGCTACTGAAAATAATAATATTTTTTTGATTAATCAGATTACTTGGTCAAAACTTAACCCTACACCACGTCAGGATAAAAAAAAGTTAATACAAGCTACAGAACCTTTTTTCATATTTGCTAAATCTAAAGATTACTATTTTAATCTAGATAATTATTTACAACATTTAGATACATTCAATAAAACAGCAAAAACTAAACCATCAGATAAATTAGGTAAAAAATACCTGGAATTAATTAAAAATTCTGACTCGAGTGCAGAACAAAAAGCAAATGCCATTAAAGCATTAAACGAGGCAATTTCAGCAGTGCATAATGGCGACATTGAAGGATTTAGAATGAAAATAAACGGCGTGCATAAATTGGCTTATGGTGGTCAAAATGGAGGTAGAAATAACCAAATCAAAAATAATGGATTTACTATTATTAGAATTTTAGGAA is a window encoding:
- a CDS encoding DNA-methyltransferase, whose amino-acid sequence is MASIWGERKGFKRAMASLTQLTFMFNSNFMLINMPLQEISHFKNKIIFGDNLSVLKQIENDTFDLIITSPPYFQQRNYGNGDLEIGNESTEAEYLNNILTVFQECVRVLKSTGAIVFNLGDKYINGSLSLIPYKFAIQATENNNIFLINQITWSKLNPTPRQDKKKLIQATEPFFIFAKSKDYYFNLDNYLQHLDTFNKTAKTKPSDKLGKKYLELIKNSDSSAEQKANAIKALNEAISAVHNGDIEGFRMKINGVHKLAYGGQNGGRNNQIKNNGFTIIRILGNAMKKDIIESPVEVTKNNHHPAVYPLYIIQELIKLLSKEGDFVLDPFCGSGTTCLAAKNLNRHYLGIEINPDYVNLANSRMAESNFQQQELFI